A single Fundulus heteroclitus isolate FHET01 chromosome 4, MU-UCD_Fhet_4.1, whole genome shotgun sequence DNA region contains:
- the gse1 gene encoding genetic suppressor element 1 isoform X3, with the protein MQWSPPGAERNAVQNCTTEPGMSHEPKSPSLGMISTATRTTATVSPLTPSPLNGSIVANGSPAAQSAHSGFAAALRKLAKQAEEPRAASSISSESSPVSSPATNHSSPVSTPKRGPLGPGPVLVPPAGHSVPNTPPVVTIAPTKTSNGLWRSEGRQADSGPRGASRERLAAEGSFSQEKGGPSVPAHLLGNPYAFGLSPGAVMQDSRFPPLNLPRQLPNAVPPGAVPEEYIRSFRPYATAEDSLRMQSLSLGLDPAAAAAAAAYYHPSYLPHPSFTPYRMDDPFCLSALRSPFYPLPTGGALPPIHPSAVHMHLPGVRYPGDFAHPSLSALQSERLQLEDELRQREREREREREREKEREREAEREKEREREREREREREKELEREREREREREREREKEKEREKELERQKERALREKELQASKAMENHYLAELHSMRGQEERSKPERLTPNRAEKAKEPALPAPKPVPPGIHPSMVQPHHHVPGLIANHGLYMGSGAVSTGLSASMITQRANEEERWLARQRRLRQEKEDRQSQVSEFRQQVLEQHLDLSRPPDAADHRTDSHRSMQNHHDPGSRDHHPHLGAPPPLISPKPSQPPREHHPPPPTTLWNPASLIETTSESRRNHEPSGMGHYELSRGPPGPSKYEDGTRRRDLAAMEKYPPLRAPLVLPEHSTFLADLEKSTQSFLSQQRASMSLPSQYEMEGSLKISAGLKNLQGHAVHSRHGQGLGMMAGPGIGPVTAQGKGPDTALIYDEFLQQHRRPVSKLDLEEKKRREAREKGYYYELDDSYDESDEEEVRAHLRRVAEQPPLKLDDSTEKLGFLRMFSLTTVSQRDELVQQKRRKRRRMLRERSPSPPASQSKRTPPPPPAQLSTRFTPEEMDRAPELEDKKRFLTMFKLSHVTVQERKDNERVVELLQAIKEKSVTLDTIRHAPHPLCKSPPAHASDPAFTQHSSESEDHHNVRQHSPPSHCPASPNGHPKPLGDTLRPKAPPSPAVYPDKARGAGDGPISKRSSSLLNSLRPPLPLQGKEGLHSINGRTKPWDSFTPEEFAQQFHESVLQSTQKALQKHKGVAAGVSESSHPQESSVHYNIPELQNAPSRPPPPLSQPHSNAALFPLPLSHSHSHSHAQPNGQHFPMPLHKEAAVMREDLSGPEDLEEDDDEEEEEAPVPKWQGIESIFEAYQEYVEEQTLERQVLQSQCRRLEAQNYNLSLTAEQLSHSMGELMSQRQKLAVEREKLQAELEHFRKCLTLPQTHWPRGSHYKGYPPR; encoded by the exons CTGCTTCCTCCATCAGCAGCGAGTCGTCTCCAGTCTCATCTCCGGCCACCAACCACAGCTCTCCAGTCAGCACACCCAAGAGGGGTCCTCTCGGTCCAGGACCTGTGCTGGTTCCCCCAGCGGGTCACAGTGTGCCAAACACTCCACCTGTAGTCACCATAGCGCCAACAAAGACCAGCAACGGCCTGTGGAGGAGCGAGGGACgccag GCTGACTCGGGGCCCCGCGGGGCCAGCAGGGAACGTCTGGCTGCAGAGGGGTCCTTCTCCCAGGAGAAAGGTGGCCCCTCGGTCCCTGCTCACCTCCTGGGAAACCCCTATGCCTTCGGTCTCAGCCCCGGCGCTGTCATGCAGGACTCACGGTTTCCGCCCCTCAA CCTGCCCAGACAGCTGCCTAATGCGGTGCCTCCTGGTGCCGTACCAGAGGAGTACATCCGGAGTTTTCGGCCCTACGCCACAGCCGAGGATTCCCTCAGGATGCAGTCTCTGTCCCTGGGCCTGGACCCCGCGGCGGCAGCGGCTGCAGCGGCGTACTACCACCCCAGCTACCTTCCCCACCCCTCCTTCACACCCTACAG GATGGATGACCCGTTCTGCCTCTCTGCTTTAAGGTCACCTTTCTATCCACTGCCAACAGGGGGAGCTTTACCCCCCATCCATCCTTCTGCTGTTCACATGCACCTACCAGGCGTTCGCTACCCTGGAGATTTTGCACACCCTTCGCTGTCAGCACTGCAGTCTGAGAG actccAGCTGGAAGATGAGCTGCGACAGCGCGAGAGGGAGCGCGAGCGGGAACGCGAGCGCGAGAAGGAGAGGGAGCGCGAGGCGGAGAGGGAGAAGGAGCGCGAGCGGGAACGGGAGCGCGAGCGGGAACGGGAGAAGGAgctggagagggagagggagcggGAGCGGGAACGCGAGAGAGAGCGGGAAAAGGAGAAGGAGAGGGAGAAGGAGCTGGAGAGGCAGAAGGAGAGGGCTCTGAGAGAGAAGGAGCTGCAGGCGTCCAAGGCCATGGAGAACCACTATCTGGCCGAGCTCCACAGCATGAGGGGACAGGAGGAACGAAGCAAGCCCGAGAGGCTAACCCCCAATCGGGCTG aaaaagCCAAAGAGCCCGCCCTCCCGGCTCCCAAACCAGTGCCGCCTGGAATCCACCCCTCAATGGTTCAACCTCATCATCATGTTCCGGGTCTGATCGCCAACCACGGGCTCTATATGGGCTCCGGCGCTGTGAGCACAGGACTCTCCGCCTCAATGATCACGCAAAGGGCCAATGAGGAGGAGAGGTGGCTGGCGCGGCAGCGCAGGCTGAGGCAGGAGAAGGAGGACCGGCAGTCCCAGGTGTCTGAATTCCGCCAGCAGGTTCTGGAGCAGCATCTGGACCTGAGCCGACCCCCTGACGCAGCGGATCACAGGACGGACTCGCACAG GTCCATGCAAAACCACCACGACCCAGGAAGCAGGGACCATCACCCCCACTTAGGCGCCCCTCCGCCCCTCATCTCGCCCAAACCTTCGCAGCCCCCGCGTGAGCACCACCCTCCACCTCCGACGACCCTGTGGAACCCCGCCTCGCTCATAGAAACCACCTCAGAGTCCAGACGCAACCACGAGCCCTCAGGGATGGGCCACTACGAGCTCAGTCGGGGCCCCCCGGGGCCCTCCAAATATGAAGATGGAACTCGGAGGAGAGACTTGGCGGCGATGGAGAAATACCCCCCTCTCCGAGCTCCCCTGGTGCTCCCCGAGCACAGCACCTTCCTCGCGGATCTGGAGAAATCCACCCAGTCCTTCCTAAGCCAGCAGAGGGCATCCATGTCTCTGCCAAGTCAGTATGAAATGGAGGGCAGCTTGAAAATCAGTGCTGGACTGAAGAACCTCCAGGGACATGCGGTGCACAGCAGACACGGCCAAGGGCTCGGAATGATGGCAGGGCCTGGGATTGGACCGGTCACTGCGCAGGGGAAGGGTCCAGACACGGCGCTGATCTACGACgagtttctccagcagcacCGAAGGCCCGTCAGCAAGCtggacctggaggagaagaagaggagggaggCCAGAGAGAAAG GTTACTACTACGAGCTGGACGACTCGTATGACGAGAGCGACGAGGAGGAGGTGAGAGCGCATCTCAGGAGGGTAGCCGAGCAGCCCCCGCTGAAACTAGACGACTCTACAGAG aaaTTAGGGTTTCTGAGAATGTTCAGCCTGACCACCGTGAGCCAGCGGGACGAGCTGGTGcagcagaagagaagaaaaaggaggagAATGCTCAGGGAGCGCAGCCCCTCGCCTCCTGCCTCGCAGTCCAAACGCACGCCCCCGCCTCCTCCCGCTCAGCTCAGCACGCGCTTCACCCCGGAGGAAATGGACCGAGCGCCGGAGCTGGAGGACAAGAAGCGCTTTCTCACCATGTTTAAACTCTCTCACGTCACCGTGCAGGAGAGAAAAG ACAACGAAAGGGTGGTGGAGCTGCTTCAAgccattaaagaaaaaagtgtAACCTTGGATACAATCAGACATGCACCTCATCCACTGTGCAAGAGCCCTCCAGCACACGCCTCTG ATCCAGCGTTTACCCAGCACTCCTCTGAATCCGAAGACCACCATAATGTCAGACAGCATAGCCCTCCGTCACATTGCCCCGCATCCCCCAACGGCCATCCGAAACCCCTTGGGGACACCTTGCGGCCAAAGGCGCCCCCCTCCCCAGCTGTCTACCCAGACAAGGCCCGGGGGGCCGGTGACGGACCCATCTCCAAGAGGAGCTCCAGCTTGCTCAACAGCTTGCGGCCGCCGCTCCCCCTGCAGGGTAAAGAGGGACTCCACAGCATCAATGGGCGTACGAAACCCTGGGACAGCTTCACCCCAGAGGAATTCGCCCAGCAGTTCCACGAATCTGTGCTCCAGTCCACTCAAAAGGCTCTGCAGAAACACAAAG GAGTAGCAGCAGGTGTGTCAGAGTCATCTCACCCCCAGGAGTCGTCGGTCCACTATAACATTCCCGAGCTTCAGAACGCCCCCAGCCGTCCGCCTCCACCACTTTCACAGCCTCACTCCAACGCAGCATTGTTCCCCCTGCCCCTGTCCCACTCCCACTCCCACTCCCACGCTCAGCCCAATGGACAGCACTTTCCAATGCCCCTCCACAAGGAAGCAGCGGTGATGAGGGAGGACCTGTCTGGTCCAGAGGATTTGGAAGAGGACGacgatgaggaggaagaggaggctcCAGTTCCCAAGTGGCAGGGAATCGAATCTATATTTGAAGCATATCAGGAATATGTTGAAG AGCAAACTTTGGAGAGGCAAGTATTACAGAGTCAGTGTCGAAGACTAGAAGCTCAGAACTACAACCTCAGTCTGACAGCTGAGCAACTGTCTCACAGCATGGGg GAGCTGATGTCCCAGAGACAGAAGCTGGCGGTGGAGCGGGAGAAGCTACAAGCAGAGCTGGAGCACTTCAGGAAGTGTCTGACACTGCCGCAGACGCACTGGCCGAGAGGCAGCCATTACAAAGGATACCCTCCTAGGTGA
- the gse1 gene encoding genetic suppressor element 1 isoform X5: MGDPGGSTSLCSMSHEPKSPSLGMISTATRTTATVSPLTPSPLNGSIVANGSPAAQSAHSGFAAALRKLAKQAEEPRAASSISSESSPVSSPATNHSSPVSTPKRGPLGPGPVLVPPAGHSVPNTPPVVTIAPTKTSNGLWRSEGRQADSGPRGASRERLAAEGSFSQEKGGPSVPAHLLGNPYAFGLSPGAVMQDSRFPPLNLPRQLPNAVPPGAVPEEYIRSFRPYATAEDSLRMQSLSLGLDPAAAAAAAAYYHPSYLPHPSFTPYRMDDPFCLSALRSPFYPLPTGGALPPIHPSAVHMHLPGVRYPGDFAHPSLSALQSERLQLEDELRQREREREREREREKEREREAEREKEREREREREREREKELEREREREREREREREKEKEREKELERQKERALREKELQASKAMENHYLAELHSMRGQEERSKPERLTPNRAEKAKEPALPAPKPVPPGIHPSMVQPHHHVPGLIANHGLYMGSGAVSTGLSASMITQRANEEERWLARQRRLRQEKEDRQSQVSEFRQQVLEQHLDLSRPPDAADHRTDSHRSMQNHHDPGSRDHHPHLGAPPPLISPKPSQPPREHHPPPPTTLWNPASLIETTSESRRNHEPSGMGHYELSRGPPGPSKYEDGTRRRDLAAMEKYPPLRAPLVLPEHSTFLADLEKSTQSFLSQQRASMSLPSQYEMEGSLKISAGLKNLQGHAVHSRHGQGLGMMAGPGIGPVTAQGKGPDTALIYDEFLQQHRRPVSKLDLEEKKRREAREKGYYYELDDSYDESDEEEVRAHLRRVAEQPPLKLDDSTEKLGFLRMFSLTTVSQRDELVQQKRRKRRRMLRERSPSPPASQSKRTPPPPPAQLSTRFTPEEMDRAPELEDKKRFLTMFKLSHVTVQERKDNERVVELLQAIKEKSVTLDTIRHAPHPLCKSPPAHASDPAFTQHSSESEDHHNVRQHSPPSHCPASPNGHPKPLGDTLRPKAPPSPAVYPDKARGAGDGPISKRSSSLLNSLRPPLPLQGKEGLHSINGRTKPWDSFTPEEFAQQFHESVLQSTQKALQKHKGVAAGVSESSHPQESSVHYNIPELQNAPSRPPPPLSQPHSNAALFPLPLSHSHSHSHAQPNGQHFPMPLHKEAAVMREDLSGPEDLEEDDDEEEEEAPVPKWQGIESIFEAYQEYVEEQTLERQVLQSQCRRLEAQNYNLSLTAEQLSHSMGELMSQRQKLAVEREKLQAELEHFRKCLTLPQTHWPRGSHYKGYPPR, encoded by the exons CTGCTTCCTCCATCAGCAGCGAGTCGTCTCCAGTCTCATCTCCGGCCACCAACCACAGCTCTCCAGTCAGCACACCCAAGAGGGGTCCTCTCGGTCCAGGACCTGTGCTGGTTCCCCCAGCGGGTCACAGTGTGCCAAACACTCCACCTGTAGTCACCATAGCGCCAACAAAGACCAGCAACGGCCTGTGGAGGAGCGAGGGACgccag GCTGACTCGGGGCCCCGCGGGGCCAGCAGGGAACGTCTGGCTGCAGAGGGGTCCTTCTCCCAGGAGAAAGGTGGCCCCTCGGTCCCTGCTCACCTCCTGGGAAACCCCTATGCCTTCGGTCTCAGCCCCGGCGCTGTCATGCAGGACTCACGGTTTCCGCCCCTCAA CCTGCCCAGACAGCTGCCTAATGCGGTGCCTCCTGGTGCCGTACCAGAGGAGTACATCCGGAGTTTTCGGCCCTACGCCACAGCCGAGGATTCCCTCAGGATGCAGTCTCTGTCCCTGGGCCTGGACCCCGCGGCGGCAGCGGCTGCAGCGGCGTACTACCACCCCAGCTACCTTCCCCACCCCTCCTTCACACCCTACAG GATGGATGACCCGTTCTGCCTCTCTGCTTTAAGGTCACCTTTCTATCCACTGCCAACAGGGGGAGCTTTACCCCCCATCCATCCTTCTGCTGTTCACATGCACCTACCAGGCGTTCGCTACCCTGGAGATTTTGCACACCCTTCGCTGTCAGCACTGCAGTCTGAGAG actccAGCTGGAAGATGAGCTGCGACAGCGCGAGAGGGAGCGCGAGCGGGAACGCGAGCGCGAGAAGGAGAGGGAGCGCGAGGCGGAGAGGGAGAAGGAGCGCGAGCGGGAACGGGAGCGCGAGCGGGAACGGGAGAAGGAgctggagagggagagggagcggGAGCGGGAACGCGAGAGAGAGCGGGAAAAGGAGAAGGAGAGGGAGAAGGAGCTGGAGAGGCAGAAGGAGAGGGCTCTGAGAGAGAAGGAGCTGCAGGCGTCCAAGGCCATGGAGAACCACTATCTGGCCGAGCTCCACAGCATGAGGGGACAGGAGGAACGAAGCAAGCCCGAGAGGCTAACCCCCAATCGGGCTG aaaaagCCAAAGAGCCCGCCCTCCCGGCTCCCAAACCAGTGCCGCCTGGAATCCACCCCTCAATGGTTCAACCTCATCATCATGTTCCGGGTCTGATCGCCAACCACGGGCTCTATATGGGCTCCGGCGCTGTGAGCACAGGACTCTCCGCCTCAATGATCACGCAAAGGGCCAATGAGGAGGAGAGGTGGCTGGCGCGGCAGCGCAGGCTGAGGCAGGAGAAGGAGGACCGGCAGTCCCAGGTGTCTGAATTCCGCCAGCAGGTTCTGGAGCAGCATCTGGACCTGAGCCGACCCCCTGACGCAGCGGATCACAGGACGGACTCGCACAG GTCCATGCAAAACCACCACGACCCAGGAAGCAGGGACCATCACCCCCACTTAGGCGCCCCTCCGCCCCTCATCTCGCCCAAACCTTCGCAGCCCCCGCGTGAGCACCACCCTCCACCTCCGACGACCCTGTGGAACCCCGCCTCGCTCATAGAAACCACCTCAGAGTCCAGACGCAACCACGAGCCCTCAGGGATGGGCCACTACGAGCTCAGTCGGGGCCCCCCGGGGCCCTCCAAATATGAAGATGGAACTCGGAGGAGAGACTTGGCGGCGATGGAGAAATACCCCCCTCTCCGAGCTCCCCTGGTGCTCCCCGAGCACAGCACCTTCCTCGCGGATCTGGAGAAATCCACCCAGTCCTTCCTAAGCCAGCAGAGGGCATCCATGTCTCTGCCAAGTCAGTATGAAATGGAGGGCAGCTTGAAAATCAGTGCTGGACTGAAGAACCTCCAGGGACATGCGGTGCACAGCAGACACGGCCAAGGGCTCGGAATGATGGCAGGGCCTGGGATTGGACCGGTCACTGCGCAGGGGAAGGGTCCAGACACGGCGCTGATCTACGACgagtttctccagcagcacCGAAGGCCCGTCAGCAAGCtggacctggaggagaagaagaggagggaggCCAGAGAGAAAG GTTACTACTACGAGCTGGACGACTCGTATGACGAGAGCGACGAGGAGGAGGTGAGAGCGCATCTCAGGAGGGTAGCCGAGCAGCCCCCGCTGAAACTAGACGACTCTACAGAG aaaTTAGGGTTTCTGAGAATGTTCAGCCTGACCACCGTGAGCCAGCGGGACGAGCTGGTGcagcagaagagaagaaaaaggaggagAATGCTCAGGGAGCGCAGCCCCTCGCCTCCTGCCTCGCAGTCCAAACGCACGCCCCCGCCTCCTCCCGCTCAGCTCAGCACGCGCTTCACCCCGGAGGAAATGGACCGAGCGCCGGAGCTGGAGGACAAGAAGCGCTTTCTCACCATGTTTAAACTCTCTCACGTCACCGTGCAGGAGAGAAAAG ACAACGAAAGGGTGGTGGAGCTGCTTCAAgccattaaagaaaaaagtgtAACCTTGGATACAATCAGACATGCACCTCATCCACTGTGCAAGAGCCCTCCAGCACACGCCTCTG ATCCAGCGTTTACCCAGCACTCCTCTGAATCCGAAGACCACCATAATGTCAGACAGCATAGCCCTCCGTCACATTGCCCCGCATCCCCCAACGGCCATCCGAAACCCCTTGGGGACACCTTGCGGCCAAAGGCGCCCCCCTCCCCAGCTGTCTACCCAGACAAGGCCCGGGGGGCCGGTGACGGACCCATCTCCAAGAGGAGCTCCAGCTTGCTCAACAGCTTGCGGCCGCCGCTCCCCCTGCAGGGTAAAGAGGGACTCCACAGCATCAATGGGCGTACGAAACCCTGGGACAGCTTCACCCCAGAGGAATTCGCCCAGCAGTTCCACGAATCTGTGCTCCAGTCCACTCAAAAGGCTCTGCAGAAACACAAAG GAGTAGCAGCAGGTGTGTCAGAGTCATCTCACCCCCAGGAGTCGTCGGTCCACTATAACATTCCCGAGCTTCAGAACGCCCCCAGCCGTCCGCCTCCACCACTTTCACAGCCTCACTCCAACGCAGCATTGTTCCCCCTGCCCCTGTCCCACTCCCACTCCCACTCCCACGCTCAGCCCAATGGACAGCACTTTCCAATGCCCCTCCACAAGGAAGCAGCGGTGATGAGGGAGGACCTGTCTGGTCCAGAGGATTTGGAAGAGGACGacgatgaggaggaagaggaggctcCAGTTCCCAAGTGGCAGGGAATCGAATCTATATTTGAAGCATATCAGGAATATGTTGAAG AGCAAACTTTGGAGAGGCAAGTATTACAGAGTCAGTGTCGAAGACTAGAAGCTCAGAACTACAACCTCAGTCTGACAGCTGAGCAACTGTCTCACAGCATGGGg GAGCTGATGTCCCAGAGACAGAAGCTGGCGGTGGAGCGGGAGAAGCTACAAGCAGAGCTGGAGCACTTCAGGAAGTGTCTGACACTGCCGCAGACGCACTGGCCGAGAGGCAGCCATTACAAAGGATACCCTCCTAGGTGA
- the gse1 gene encoding genetic suppressor element 1 isoform X7 gives MFGLKAPLYYLPAASSISSESSPVSSPATNHSSPVSTPKRGPLGPGPVLVPPAGHSVPNTPPVVTIAPTKTSNGLWRSEGRQADSGPRGASRERLAAEGSFSQEKGGPSVPAHLLGNPYAFGLSPGAVMQDSRFPPLNLPRQLPNAVPPGAVPEEYIRSFRPYATAEDSLRMQSLSLGLDPAAAAAAAAYYHPSYLPHPSFTPYRMDDPFCLSALRSPFYPLPTGGALPPIHPSAVHMHLPGVRYPGDFAHPSLSALQSERLQLEDELRQREREREREREREKEREREAEREKEREREREREREREKELEREREREREREREREKEKEREKELERQKERALREKELQASKAMENHYLAELHSMRGQEERSKPERLTPNRAEKAKEPALPAPKPVPPGIHPSMVQPHHHVPGLIANHGLYMGSGAVSTGLSASMITQRANEEERWLARQRRLRQEKEDRQSQVSEFRQQVLEQHLDLSRPPDAADHRTDSHRSMQNHHDPGSRDHHPHLGAPPPLISPKPSQPPREHHPPPPTTLWNPASLIETTSESRRNHEPSGMGHYELSRGPPGPSKYEDGTRRRDLAAMEKYPPLRAPLVLPEHSTFLADLEKSTQSFLSQQRASMSLPSQYEMEGSLKISAGLKNLQGHAVHSRHGQGLGMMAGPGIGPVTAQGKGPDTALIYDEFLQQHRRPVSKLDLEEKKRREAREKGYYYELDDSYDESDEEEVRAHLRRVAEQPPLKLDDSTEKLGFLRMFSLTTVSQRDELVQQKRRKRRRMLRERSPSPPASQSKRTPPPPPAQLSTRFTPEEMDRAPELEDKKRFLTMFKLSHVTVQERKDNERVVELLQAIKEKSVTLDTIRHAPHPLCKSPPAHASDPAFTQHSSESEDHHNVRQHSPPSHCPASPNGHPKPLGDTLRPKAPPSPAVYPDKARGAGDGPISKRSSSLLNSLRPPLPLQGKEGLHSINGRTKPWDSFTPEEFAQQFHESVLQSTQKALQKHKGVAAGVSESSHPQESSVHYNIPELQNAPSRPPPPLSQPHSNAALFPLPLSHSHSHSHAQPNGQHFPMPLHKEAAVMREDLSGPEDLEEDDDEEEEEAPVPKWQGIESIFEAYQEYVEEQTLERQVLQSQCRRLEAQNYNLSLTAEQLSHSMGELMSQRQKLAVEREKLQAELEHFRKCLTLPQTHWPRGSHYKGYPPR, from the exons CTGCTTCCTCCATCAGCAGCGAGTCGTCTCCAGTCTCATCTCCGGCCACCAACCACAGCTCTCCAGTCAGCACACCCAAGAGGGGTCCTCTCGGTCCAGGACCTGTGCTGGTTCCCCCAGCGGGTCACAGTGTGCCAAACACTCCACCTGTAGTCACCATAGCGCCAACAAAGACCAGCAACGGCCTGTGGAGGAGCGAGGGACgccag GCTGACTCGGGGCCCCGCGGGGCCAGCAGGGAACGTCTGGCTGCAGAGGGGTCCTTCTCCCAGGAGAAAGGTGGCCCCTCGGTCCCTGCTCACCTCCTGGGAAACCCCTATGCCTTCGGTCTCAGCCCCGGCGCTGTCATGCAGGACTCACGGTTTCCGCCCCTCAA CCTGCCCAGACAGCTGCCTAATGCGGTGCCTCCTGGTGCCGTACCAGAGGAGTACATCCGGAGTTTTCGGCCCTACGCCACAGCCGAGGATTCCCTCAGGATGCAGTCTCTGTCCCTGGGCCTGGACCCCGCGGCGGCAGCGGCTGCAGCGGCGTACTACCACCCCAGCTACCTTCCCCACCCCTCCTTCACACCCTACAG GATGGATGACCCGTTCTGCCTCTCTGCTTTAAGGTCACCTTTCTATCCACTGCCAACAGGGGGAGCTTTACCCCCCATCCATCCTTCTGCTGTTCACATGCACCTACCAGGCGTTCGCTACCCTGGAGATTTTGCACACCCTTCGCTGTCAGCACTGCAGTCTGAGAG actccAGCTGGAAGATGAGCTGCGACAGCGCGAGAGGGAGCGCGAGCGGGAACGCGAGCGCGAGAAGGAGAGGGAGCGCGAGGCGGAGAGGGAGAAGGAGCGCGAGCGGGAACGGGAGCGCGAGCGGGAACGGGAGAAGGAgctggagagggagagggagcggGAGCGGGAACGCGAGAGAGAGCGGGAAAAGGAGAAGGAGAGGGAGAAGGAGCTGGAGAGGCAGAAGGAGAGGGCTCTGAGAGAGAAGGAGCTGCAGGCGTCCAAGGCCATGGAGAACCACTATCTGGCCGAGCTCCACAGCATGAGGGGACAGGAGGAACGAAGCAAGCCCGAGAGGCTAACCCCCAATCGGGCTG aaaaagCCAAAGAGCCCGCCCTCCCGGCTCCCAAACCAGTGCCGCCTGGAATCCACCCCTCAATGGTTCAACCTCATCATCATGTTCCGGGTCTGATCGCCAACCACGGGCTCTATATGGGCTCCGGCGCTGTGAGCACAGGACTCTCCGCCTCAATGATCACGCAAAGGGCCAATGAGGAGGAGAGGTGGCTGGCGCGGCAGCGCAGGCTGAGGCAGGAGAAGGAGGACCGGCAGTCCCAGGTGTCTGAATTCCGCCAGCAGGTTCTGGAGCAGCATCTGGACCTGAGCCGACCCCCTGACGCAGCGGATCACAGGACGGACTCGCACAG GTCCATGCAAAACCACCACGACCCAGGAAGCAGGGACCATCACCCCCACTTAGGCGCCCCTCCGCCCCTCATCTCGCCCAAACCTTCGCAGCCCCCGCGTGAGCACCACCCTCCACCTCCGACGACCCTGTGGAACCCCGCCTCGCTCATAGAAACCACCTCAGAGTCCAGACGCAACCACGAGCCCTCAGGGATGGGCCACTACGAGCTCAGTCGGGGCCCCCCGGGGCCCTCCAAATATGAAGATGGAACTCGGAGGAGAGACTTGGCGGCGATGGAGAAATACCCCCCTCTCCGAGCTCCCCTGGTGCTCCCCGAGCACAGCACCTTCCTCGCGGATCTGGAGAAATCCACCCAGTCCTTCCTAAGCCAGCAGAGGGCATCCATGTCTCTGCCAAGTCAGTATGAAATGGAGGGCAGCTTGAAAATCAGTGCTGGACTGAAGAACCTCCAGGGACATGCGGTGCACAGCAGACACGGCCAAGGGCTCGGAATGATGGCAGGGCCTGGGATTGGACCGGTCACTGCGCAGGGGAAGGGTCCAGACACGGCGCTGATCTACGACgagtttctccagcagcacCGAAGGCCCGTCAGCAAGCtggacctggaggagaagaagaggagggaggCCAGAGAGAAAG GTTACTACTACGAGCTGGACGACTCGTATGACGAGAGCGACGAGGAGGAGGTGAGAGCGCATCTCAGGAGGGTAGCCGAGCAGCCCCCGCTGAAACTAGACGACTCTACAGAG aaaTTAGGGTTTCTGAGAATGTTCAGCCTGACCACCGTGAGCCAGCGGGACGAGCTGGTGcagcagaagagaagaaaaaggaggagAATGCTCAGGGAGCGCAGCCCCTCGCCTCCTGCCTCGCAGTCCAAACGCACGCCCCCGCCTCCTCCCGCTCAGCTCAGCACGCGCTTCACCCCGGAGGAAATGGACCGAGCGCCGGAGCTGGAGGACAAGAAGCGCTTTCTCACCATGTTTAAACTCTCTCACGTCACCGTGCAGGAGAGAAAAG ACAACGAAAGGGTGGTGGAGCTGCTTCAAgccattaaagaaaaaagtgtAACCTTGGATACAATCAGACATGCACCTCATCCACTGTGCAAGAGCCCTCCAGCACACGCCTCTG ATCCAGCGTTTACCCAGCACTCCTCTGAATCCGAAGACCACCATAATGTCAGACAGCATAGCCCTCCGTCACATTGCCCCGCATCCCCCAACGGCCATCCGAAACCCCTTGGGGACACCTTGCGGCCAAAGGCGCCCCCCTCCCCAGCTGTCTACCCAGACAAGGCCCGGGGGGCCGGTGACGGACCCATCTCCAAGAGGAGCTCCAGCTTGCTCAACAGCTTGCGGCCGCCGCTCCCCCTGCAGGGTAAAGAGGGACTCCACAGCATCAATGGGCGTACGAAACCCTGGGACAGCTTCACCCCAGAGGAATTCGCCCAGCAGTTCCACGAATCTGTGCTCCAGTCCACTCAAAAGGCTCTGCAGAAACACAAAG GAGTAGCAGCAGGTGTGTCAGAGTCATCTCACCCCCAGGAGTCGTCGGTCCACTATAACATTCCCGAGCTTCAGAACGCCCCCAGCCGTCCGCCTCCACCACTTTCACAGCCTCACTCCAACGCAGCATTGTTCCCCCTGCCCCTGTCCCACTCCCACTCCCACTCCCACGCTCAGCCCAATGGACAGCACTTTCCAATGCCCCTCCACAAGGAAGCAGCGGTGATGAGGGAGGACCTGTCTGGTCCAGAGGATTTGGAAGAGGACGacgatgaggaggaagaggaggctcCAGTTCCCAAGTGGCAGGGAATCGAATCTATATTTGAAGCATATCAGGAATATGTTGAAG AGCAAACTTTGGAGAGGCAAGTATTACAGAGTCAGTGTCGAAGACTAGAAGCTCAGAACTACAACCTCAGTCTGACAGCTGAGCAACTGTCTCACAGCATGGGg GAGCTGATGTCCCAGAGACAGAAGCTGGCGGTGGAGCGGGAGAAGCTACAAGCAGAGCTGGAGCACTTCAGGAAGTGTCTGACACTGCCGCAGACGCACTGGCCGAGAGGCAGCCATTACAAAGGATACCCTCCTAGGTGA